The genomic interval CACGACGCCACCTTCGTCGTCGTAACGCGCGTTGATCATCGGAAACTGCGGAATGGTACGGCAGATCGCGACGATCAGGAAGGGCAGCATCGTCAGCTTCGGCCGCCCGCCGCGGTTGGCGTTGAGGTCGGCGCGCATCTCTTCGAGCGCGGTGACGTCCATTTCCTCGACATAGGTGAAGTGCGGGATCGCACGCTTCGACGCCGCCATATTCTCGGCGATCTTGCGGCGCATGCCGATGACCTTGACCGGTTCGTCGGCGCGCGCGCGGCTGGCGCCGGGCGCATGATAGCCCTGCCCACCGCCGTAGCGCAGGAAGGCATCGAGATCGGCGTGGCGGATGCGGTCGCCTTCGGCCTGAACCTGCGAAAGGTCGACACCGAGGTCCTTGGCGCGGGCGCGGACGGCCGGCGATGCGAGCACGGCGCGGCTGTGCTCGGCGGCGGCGGGCACCGGGGCCGGTGCCGGAGCGGGCGCCGGCGCCGGCGCCGGCGCGGGAGCGGCCACCGTGGCAGCGACCTCGGCCACCGAAATCTCCTCAGCACCCGGCGTTTCCGCAACGACCTCCTGTTCCGCCCGCGTATCAGCCGGCGGCGCTTCGGCATCGCCGTCGGTCTCGATCACGGCGAGCGTCGAACCAATCGGGATCAGGTCGCCGACCTCGCCCGCCAGTTCGACGACGATCCCCGAAACCGGCGATTCCATTTCGACGGTCGCCTTGTCGGTCATCATGTCGGCAAGCTGCGCATCTTCCTCGACGCGCTCGCCTACACGCACGTGCCAGGCGACGATCTCGGCTTCGGCAATGCCTTCGCCGATATCGGGCAGACGGAATGAATAACGGGCCATTTCAGTCATTCCTCATGACGCGGCGAAGGGCTTTGATGAGCCGGTCAGGACCCGGAAAATAATCCCATTCGAATGCATGGGGGTAAGGTGTGTCCCATCCGCAGACGCGCTCGATCGGGGCTTCGAGATGATAAAAGCAGCGTTCCTGGACGAGCGCCGACAACTCACCGCCGAAACCGCCGAAACGCGATGCCTCGTGCAGGATGACGCAGCGTCCGGTCTTCTTCACCGATGCGACGATCGTATCGATATCGAGCGGGACGATCGAGCGCAGGTCGATGAGTTCGGCATCGATGCCGCTTTCCTCAATAGCCGCGCGTGCGACATGCACCATCGTGCCATAGGCGAGGACGGTTGCGGCCTCGCCTTCGCGAACGCGCGCCGCCGTGCCTAGCGGGATTCGATACAATCCTTCCGGGACCTCGGCCGCCGGGTTGCCCTGCCAGGTCGGAACGGGACGGTCGTGGCGCCCGTCGAAGGGACCATTGTAGAGCCGCTTGGGCTCCAGGAAGATCACGGGATCGTCGTCCTCGATCGCCGAAATCAGCAGCCCCTTCGCATCAAAGGGCGTCGAGGGGATCACCGTCTTTAGGCCGGTAATATGGGCGAAGATCGCTTCGGGTGACTGGCTGTGCGTCTGCCCCCCAAATATGCCGCCGCCGTAGGGAGACCGTACCGTGAGCGGCGCCCAGAACTCTCCAGCCGAGCGGTAGCGCAGGCGAGCCGCCTCGGAAACGAGCTGGTCGAAGGCGGGAAGTATGTAATCGGCAAACTGAATTTCGGGAACGGGTCGCAATCCATATGCGGCCATTCCGATCGCCG from uncultured Sphingopyxis sp. carries:
- a CDS encoding dihydrolipoamide acetyltransferase family protein, whose protein sequence is MARYSFRLPDIGEGIAEAEIVAWHVRVGERVEEDAQLADMMTDKATVEMESPVSGIVVELAGEVGDLIPIGSTLAVIETDGDAEAPPADTRAEQEVVAETPGAEEISVAEVAATVAAPAPAPAPAPAPAPAPVPAAAEHSRAVLASPAVRARAKDLGVDLSQVQAEGDRIRHADLDAFLRYGGGQGYHAPGASRARADEPVKVIGMRRKIAENMAASKRAIPHFTYVEEMDVTALEEMRADLNANRGGRPKLTMLPFLIVAICRTIPQFPMINARYDDEGGVVTRYGAVHLGMATQTDAGLMVPVIRDAQDKNVWQLASEITRLAEAARTGKAKVEELTGGTLTITSLGPLGGIATTPVINRPEVAIIGPNKIVERPVFAKNPQGGDEIRRAKFMNLSISCDHRVVDGWDAASYVQALKKLIETPVLLFAD
- a CDS encoding alpha-ketoacid dehydrogenase subunit beta codes for the protein MTMLQALNSALAEKLANDPDVLIFGQDVGYFGGVFRVTDGLQSRFGLERCFDAPISEGGIVAAAIGMAAYGLRPVPEIQFADYILPAFDQLVSEAARLRYRSAGEFWAPLTVRSPYGGGIFGGQTHSQSPEAIFAHITGLKTVIPSTPFDAKGLLISAIEDDDPVIFLEPKRLYNGPFDGRHDRPVPTWQGNPAAEVPEGLYRIPLGTAARVREGEAATVLAYGTMVHVARAAIEESGIDAELIDLRSIVPLDIDTIVASVKKTGRCVILHEASRFGGFGGELSALVQERCFYHLEAPIERVCGWDTPYPHAFEWDYFPGPDRLIKALRRVMRND